CGCGGCGTCGAGCTTCGCGAGCGCCTCGTTCAGCGAGCTCTTCTCCGGCGCCGTCGCAGCCTCCGTGGCGGATCCCTTGCTCTCGCCCCTCACGGCGCGAGCACGAGGACGGTTGTGACGCTCGGTACGATGGCCATGCCCGGCGCGTTCGTGCTGTTCTGGATCGAGATGCTCGTCAGGCGCGTCATGGGCGCGCAGCCGACGATCACCGTGAACGCCGCGGTCACGTTGCGCGACGGGCCCATCACCATCCCGGACGCGACGCCGAGCGCGACGCCCGGGTTGTCCCCCATCGTGAGCGGCGCGACCGTCAGCATGTTGTGCGCAGGCGCGCACGTGACGAGCACGTTCGGCACGAAGAGCACGCTCATCGGATGGAGCGAGATGTTCGGGTACGGGATCGGCACCGGGGCCGGCGTCGGGGTCAGGCACACGTCCGGGAACGCCAGGCACATCCCCCCTGCGGTCGTCTTCGCGAGCATCGCTTCACCCCTCGTCGTTGCTGGCGCCCGCGGCCCCGCGCCGCGCGCCCCTTCAGCCGATCTTGACCTGCTCGCCGTCGAGCTTCGCGAGCGTCCGCGCGGCGACGATCGTGTTCTCCCCACGGACCGCCGCGAGGCCCTCCGCGCGGAGATCGAAGACCCCCGCGCGCACCTGCTCGATCGCCTCGACGAAGCGGAACGCCTGCTTCGCGCGCTGGACGAGCCGGTCCGCGCGCACCTCCATGCGCTCGGCGACGACGACGGCCTTCTGGATGTGCGCCTCGAGGGACCGGCCGACGAGCCCGATCTCCTCGATCGCCGCCGCCGCCGCCTGCGCGCGGATCTGGAGCTTGCCCGCGAACAGCCCTACCTCCCTGGCGGCGGCGATCTCGATCTGGTCGCCGGCGCCGAGCCCGAGCCGCCCCGTCGCCTGCACCTTCATGTCGCCCTCGGCGACGATCCGCGTCGTCGCGCCCGCCTCGCCCTCCAGCACCGCGAGGACGAAGACCTGATCGCCGTCCACCGCGCAGAGCACCCGATCCCCCGCGTCCGGCGCGACGAGGCAGCTCTTCGCGCGCCGCGCCGCGACCGGGCCGCCGCCGAGCTCGATCACGAGCCCCGACGCCGTGCCCCGGACGACGCCCGTCTCCAGCGACGGCACGCGTCGCGGCGAGGGCGAGCGCTCGATCGCCGGCAGATCCACAGCGGCCAGGAGGTCGTCCTGCGCGCTGTCGTCGTGTGCCACCGTCAGGGGCTCGCGGGCCGCCATGCTCTGCATCTCGGGTCTCCTCGGCCTGGATCCGCCCGGTCAGGACGTGCGCGCCGCAACGCTAGTTTCAATGATTTCAAGGCAGAAATCAACGGAGTTCGTGGAACGCGGCCTCGCATCGGAGTCTCACGGGTCGCGGTCGCGCGCTCGGTCTCGTGAGTCTCGTGAGTCTCGTGAGTCTCGCGAGTCTCGCGAGTCTCGCGAGACTCGTGACTACGCACGATGCGCGCAGCATGCCCGGTCACGCGCGCTGCCCGTCGCGCTCGCCGCCGCGGCGCGGCTTCCAGTCCTCGATCGCGGCGAGCTTCTCGTCGTCGCCGAGCCAGCCTGCGCCCGCCGGCACCTTCGCCCCGTCGCGGCGAGCGCGGTGCAGCTTGGCGCGGAACATCCCTGCCTGCGAGAAGTCCGCGCCCGAGAGATCGCAGTGCGAGAAGTCCGCGTACGAGAGCTTCGCGCCGACGAAGCGAGCGCCCGGGCACGACGCGAAGGCGAGGTATGCCTCGACGAGCTCCGCCCCCGAGAAGTCGGCCTCCGCGAGCACGGCCCGCTCGAAGATGGCGTTCTGCAGCTTCGCCCGCGAGAACCGCGCCTTCGCCGCGATCGCCTCGCCGAAGAGCGCCTGCGTCAGGATCGCATCGGAGAAGTCGCAGTCGGACACGTCGACCCCGGTGAAGTTGCATTGCGTCGCGTCGCAGCCCGCGAAGCTCGATCCAGCGACGCTGCCGCGCATGAACTGCGTGCGGAACAGCTTTGTTCCCTGGAACGCCCGCGCGCCGAGCGCCGCCTCGACAAGCGTCGTGAGCGTCAGGTTCGCGCCGTTGAGCAGCGCGGTGCGCAGGTCGAGCTTGTACAACGTCGCCTTCTCGAGGTTCGCGCGAGAGAAGTTCGCGCCGCCGGCCTTGACCTCGACCAGGTTCGCCCGGTCGAGGTTCGCCCCCTCGAACGAGGCGCGCTCGAGCGAGCACGTCGTCCAGGTCGCGACGGGCGCCTCCGCGCCCGACAGCGCCGCGCCCTCGAACGTCGACTCGATGAAGCTCGCGCCGACGAGCCTCGCCCCCGAGAGCGTCGCCCCGTCGAGGCGGCTCCGGAAGAACGTCGTCAGGTGCAGGTCCACGCCCGCCGCGTCCACGCCCGACAGATCGCACTCCGAGAACGTCGACTCCTTGACGAGCGCGCCCCGCATCGCGCGCGGCATCCGGACCCGGTCGAACACCGCGCCCGAGAGATCCGCGCCCGTCAGGTCGAGCCCGGAGATGTCCACAGCCTGGATCGGGTCCCCGTGGCGGACCTTGTCGAGCACCTCGTCGCGGTTCATGTCGCGCCTCCAGGAGCCGGCGCCGCCTGCCGGTCGAACCGGGTGAACTCGACGCTCGCCTCGGCGAACGTCGTCCGGCTGTCCCCGCGCGCGCGGCTGAAATCGGCCCGGCAGAGCTGCGCGCCCGTGAAGTCGGCCCCCGCCAGGCGCGATTTCGAGAGGATCGCCTCCGTCAGGTTGCACCCGCGGAGCGAAGCGCGGTCGAGGTTCGTCCGGATCAGGAGGGCGTTCTTCATGACGGCGCGGTCGAAGCTCGCGCCCGTCGCGTCGGCCTCGGAGAGATCGGTCATCGTCATCTGGGCTCGATCGAAGCGCGCGCCGCGCAGGTCCGTCGTCCGGAAGCAGGTCTTGTCGAGCACGGCGTCGCGGAAGTCGGCCTCCGGCAGGCCGCTCTTGTGGACGGCGACCCCCTCGGAGAAGCGCGCCCCCGCGAAGCGCGCCTTCGCCCCCGTGCAGCTCATCAGCGACGTCTTGTGCAGCCGCGC
The DNA window shown above is from Sorangium aterium and carries:
- a CDS encoding DUF4150 domain-containing protein: MLAKTTAGGMCLAFPDVCLTPTPAPVPIPYPNISLHPMSVLFVPNVLVTCAPAHNMLTVAPLTMGDNPGVALGVASGMVMGPSRNVTAAFTVIVGCAPMTRLTSISIQNSTNAPGMAIVPSVTTVLVLAP
- a CDS encoding DUF3540 domain-containing protein, giving the protein MQSMAAREPLTVAHDDSAQDDLLAAVDLPAIERSPSPRRVPSLETGVVRGTASGLVIELGGGPVAARRAKSCLVAPDAGDRVLCAVDGDQVFVLAVLEGEAGATTRIVAEGDMKVQATGRLGLGAGDQIEIAAAREVGLFAGKLQIRAQAAAAAIEEIGLVGRSLEAHIQKAVVVAERMEVRADRLVQRAKQAFRFVEAIEQVRAGVFDLRAEGLAAVRGENTIVAARTLAKLDGEQVKIG
- a CDS encoding pentapeptide repeat-containing protein; this encodes MNRDEVLDKVRHGDPIQAVDISGLDLTGADLSGAVFDRVRMPRAMRGALVKESTFSECDLSGVDAAGVDLHLTTFFRSRLDGATLSGARLVGASFIESTFEGAALSGAEAPVATWTTCSLERASFEGANLDRANLVEVKAGGANFSRANLEKATLYKLDLRTALLNGANLTLTTLVEAALGARAFQGTKLFRTQFMRGSVAGSSFAGCDATQCNFTGVDVSDCDFSDAILTQALFGEAIAAKARFSRAKLQNAIFERAVLAEADFSGAELVEAYLAFASCPGARFVGAKLSYADFSHCDLSGADFSQAGMFRAKLHRARRDGAKVPAGAGWLGDDEKLAAIEDWKPRRGGERDGQRA